A DNA window from Mycobacterium sp. IDR2000157661 contains the following coding sequences:
- a CDS encoding SDR family oxidoreductase yields MAAQSGFAGKRCLLTGAASGIGRATALKLAAEGADLFLTDRDREGLELTVADVRSLGGTVSAHRAFDISDYDAVTQFASDIHASHPAMDVVMNIAGISAWGTVSTLEHRHWRSMIDVNLMGPIHVIESFVPPMVLAGKGGHLVNVSSAAGLVALPWHAAYSASKYGLRGLSEVLRFDLARHRIGVSVVVPGAVRTQLVRTVDIAGVDREHPRVARLVDLFVGHAKSPEHVADRMLTGVRRNRFLIYTSADIRALYLFKRTMWWPYSIVMRRVNVAFTRALRPPPRG; encoded by the coding sequence ATGGCGGCTCAGAGCGGTTTCGCGGGTAAGCGGTGTCTGTTGACCGGTGCCGCCAGCGGCATCGGCCGTGCCACGGCGCTGAAACTGGCCGCCGAGGGCGCCGACCTCTTCCTGACCGATCGTGACCGCGAGGGCCTGGAACTGACCGTCGCCGACGTGCGTTCGCTCGGCGGCACGGTCAGCGCGCACCGCGCCTTCGACATCTCCGACTACGACGCGGTGACGCAGTTCGCCTCCGATATCCACGCCAGTCATCCCGCGATGGACGTGGTGATGAACATCGCCGGGATCTCGGCATGGGGCACGGTTTCCACGCTGGAGCACCGCCACTGGCGCTCGATGATCGACGTCAACCTGATGGGGCCGATCCACGTCATCGAATCGTTCGTGCCGCCGATGGTGCTGGCCGGCAAGGGCGGACACCTGGTCAACGTGTCGTCGGCGGCCGGGCTGGTCGCGCTGCCCTGGCACGCCGCCTACAGCGCGAGCAAGTACGGGCTGCGTGGCCTGTCGGAGGTACTGCGTTTCGACCTGGCGCGCCACCGCATCGGAGTGTCGGTGGTGGTACCGGGGGCAGTGAGAACACAACTGGTGCGGACCGTGGACATAGCGGGCGTGGACCGTGAGCATCCGCGAGTGGCCCGATTGGTCGACCTGTTCGTCGGCCACGCCAAGTCGCCCGAGCATGTCGCCGACCGCATGCTCACCGGTGTGCGCCGCAACCGCTTCCTCATTTACACCTCGGCTGACATCCGGGCGCTCTACCTGTTCAAGCGAACGATGTGGTGGCCGTACAGCATCGTCATGCGGCGGGTCAACGTGGCCTTCACTCGCGCGCTTCGGCCGCCACCGCGCGGCTAG
- a CDS encoding TetR/AcrR family transcriptional regulator, producing the protein MTAQPAPQARRSRGDRQRDAIVSAVRELLHERSFADLSVSTISERAGVARSGFYFYFDSKYAVLAVILADAGELLDSLTHHFALREPGESPRDFAKRMVGSAAAVYANDDPVLKACAVARNTDAQIREMMDDFYDGIIDKLIALLESDPDTRPISDDLPALVRTLAAVTTMTLTHDSMFVGRGADPARAVDALERLWVSAFWGDSHLRGD; encoded by the coding sequence ATGACCGCCCAGCCCGCACCGCAAGCCCGCCGCAGCCGCGGCGACCGGCAGCGTGACGCGATCGTCAGTGCCGTCCGTGAGCTGCTGCACGAGCGATCGTTCGCCGACCTGTCGGTCAGCACCATCAGCGAGCGCGCGGGAGTGGCCCGCTCGGGCTTCTACTTCTATTTCGACTCCAAGTACGCCGTGCTCGCCGTGATCCTCGCCGACGCCGGCGAACTGCTCGACAGCCTGACCCATCATTTCGCGCTGCGTGAACCGGGCGAGTCACCGCGCGACTTCGCCAAGCGGATGGTCGGTAGCGCCGCGGCCGTGTACGCCAACGACGACCCGGTCCTCAAGGCGTGCGCCGTCGCCCGCAACACCGACGCGCAGATCCGCGAGATGATGGACGACTTCTACGACGGCATAATCGACAAGCTCATCGCGCTCTTGGAGAGCGATCCCGACACCCGGCCGATCAGCGACGACCTGCCCGCACTCGTGCGCACGCTGGCGGCGGTGACGACGATGACGCTGACCCACGACAGCATGTTCGTCGGCCGCGGCGCCGATCCGGCGCGCGCCGTCGACGCACTCGAGCGGCTGTGGGTGTCCGCCTTCTGGGGCGACTCGCACCTCCGTGGCGACTAG
- a CDS encoding cytochrome P450 produces the protein MTATISTTDYLLDQAKRRLTPSFNNFPGVGMVERRLLNTDFPQHPMATPPPGSDLKPVVGDAGLPIIGHMIEMFRGGPDYLLHVYRKYGPLYYADSPALPAVAALGPDAAQAVYSNRNKDFSQQGWVPVIGPFFHRGLMLLDFEEHMFHRRIMQEAFVRTRLVGYQEQVDKVVSQVIANDWVINDGRFLMYPAMKELTLDIASMVFMGHEPGSDKELVTKVNQAFTTTTRAGNAIIRKPVRPFTWWRGIQARKLLEDYFEERVKERRGKDGSDLLTVLCHTEDEHGNSFTDEDIVNHMIFLMMAAHDTSTSTATTMIYHLAKHPEWQERCREESDRLGDGPADIESLEKLESLDLVMNESIRLVTPVQWAMRQAVRDTELLGYYLPKGTNVIAYPGMNHRLEELFPEPMKFDPLRFTEPRNEHKSHRYAFSPFGGGAHKCIGMTFGQLEVKTILHRLLRKYRLELPYPGYTTEWDYGGMPVPKDGMRIVLRPLH, from the coding sequence ATGACGGCGACCATCAGCACCACCGATTACCTGCTCGACCAGGCGAAGCGGCGGCTGACCCCGTCGTTCAACAATTTCCCCGGCGTGGGCATGGTCGAGCGCAGGCTACTGAACACCGACTTCCCGCAGCACCCGATGGCCACCCCGCCGCCGGGCAGCGACCTCAAGCCGGTGGTCGGCGACGCCGGCCTGCCGATCATCGGCCACATGATCGAGATGTTCCGCGGCGGGCCGGACTATCTGCTGCACGTCTACCGCAAGTACGGTCCGCTCTACTACGCCGACTCGCCGGCGCTGCCCGCGGTCGCGGCGTTGGGACCCGACGCCGCACAGGCCGTCTACTCCAACCGCAACAAGGACTTCTCTCAGCAGGGCTGGGTGCCGGTGATCGGCCCGTTCTTCCACCGCGGCCTGATGCTGCTGGACTTCGAGGAGCACATGTTCCATCGGCGGATCATGCAGGAGGCCTTCGTGCGCACCCGCCTGGTCGGCTACCAGGAGCAGGTGGACAAGGTCGTCTCGCAGGTGATCGCCAACGACTGGGTGATCAACGACGGCCGCTTCCTGATGTATCCGGCGATGAAGGAACTGACGCTCGACATCGCGTCGATGGTCTTCATGGGTCACGAACCGGGCTCCGACAAGGAATTGGTCACCAAGGTGAATCAGGCGTTCACCACCACGACGCGCGCAGGCAACGCCATCATCCGCAAGCCCGTGCGCCCGTTCACCTGGTGGCGCGGCATCCAGGCGCGCAAGCTGCTCGAGGACTACTTCGAGGAGCGAGTGAAGGAACGTCGCGGCAAGGACGGGTCGGACCTGTTGACCGTGCTGTGCCACACCGAGGACGAGCACGGCAACAGCTTCACCGACGAGGACATCGTCAACCACATGATCTTCTTGATGATGGCCGCCCACGACACGTCGACCTCGACGGCCACCACGATGATCTACCACCTGGCCAAGCACCCCGAGTGGCAGGAACGCTGCCGCGAGGAGTCCGATCGCCTGGGCGACGGTCCGGCCGACATCGAGTCGCTGGAGAAGCTGGAATCGCTGGATCTGGTGATGAACGAGTCGATCAGGCTCGTCACCCCCGTCCAGTGGGCCATGCGCCAGGCCGTGCGCGACACCGAACTGCTGGGCTACTACCTGCCCAAGGGCACCAACGTGATCGCCTACCCGGGCATGAACCACCGGCTCGAGGAGCTCTTCCCGGAGCCGATGAAGTTCGACCCGCTGCGCTTCACCGAGCCGCGCAACGAGCACAAGAGCCACCGCTACGCGTTCAGCCCGTTCGGCGGCGGGGCGCACAAGTGCATCGGTATGACGTTCGGCCAGCTCGAAGTCAAGACGATCCTGCACCGGCTGCTGCGCAAGTACCGGCTGGAGCTGCCCTACCCGGGCTACACCACCGAATGGGACTACGGCGGGATGCCGGTGCCCAAGGACGGCATGCGCATCGTGCTGCGGCCACTGCACTGA
- a CDS encoding homocitrate synthase, giving the protein MISIAREPAASAASLPFAAHMDAPMPRGLREEADAMSFETFLAEYAPTAGPLRLRNWRCADGDRPAARVGPQARTYQATLAIGDRICTSSAAATGPVAALTAMLYDRGFPVEMTAFHQVRAGQRTATFIRGSDGTRAEWAMGLAEDPTQSALGAMIACANRLKVGRLIAP; this is encoded by the coding sequence ATGATCTCAATCGCACGAGAACCCGCAGCCAGCGCAGCGTCGCTGCCGTTCGCGGCTCACATGGACGCCCCGATGCCCCGCGGGCTGCGTGAGGAGGCCGACGCGATGTCCTTCGAGACGTTCCTCGCCGAGTACGCACCCACCGCAGGACCGCTGCGCCTGCGCAACTGGCGCTGCGCGGACGGTGACCGCCCGGCCGCCCGGGTGGGCCCGCAGGCGCGCACGTACCAGGCGACCCTGGCCATCGGCGACCGGATCTGCACCTCGTCGGCCGCCGCCACCGGACCCGTCGCGGCGCTGACGGCGATGCTCTACGACCGCGGCTTCCCCGTCGAGATGACCGCGTTCCACCAGGTGCGGGCAGGTCAGCGGACCGCGACGTTCATTCGCGGATCCGACGGCACCCGCGCCGAATGGGCGATGGGGCTCGCCGAGGATCCCACCCAGTCGGCGCTGGGCGCGATGATCGCGTGCGCCAATCGCCTAAAGGTCGGGCGCCTGATCGCGCCCTGA